A portion of the Desulfotignum phosphitoxidans DSM 13687 genome contains these proteins:
- a CDS encoding transglycosylase domain-containing protein — translation MKGISSGIWKAARLVFFTGLMLVCTGIFGVTLLILYTASDLPRLPEDLSRIIETPQSLVYNASGQVVLRLGERESVPLNRVSPDFINAIVATEDHRFFQHHGINKLRTAKALYVTLFEPGRVEGASTITQQLAKNLFFSFEQSFSRKFRELLVSFQIEVTHSKAEILEVYINQIHFGAGAQGIEKAADTFFGKSARDLTLSEAALLAGLPKSPTAYNPFRHMDRALKRRQLVLQRMKDTGYISEDQAALAASDIPELNREKKDARSGSYFLDALVKSLIDVYGENVVYNGGIRVYATLDPRLQDLAKLSLRQGLDRLDQEMGISGEKPSRPQGALVAIEPATGAVRAMVGGRDYFDSEFNRATHARRQAGSGFKPFVYYAAFEKDGLHPGTLMTDQSVTIPVTGAPDWQPRNFERRFQGNMVLKTALTRSVNTVAAQLVQRTGPDAVIDTARRCGINSPMQDVFSIALGTADVTPLEMTAAFSVFANSGIRHDPFLFWRVEDAFGRVLFEHIVQDQPVLDPAIAYQVVDMMKAVVDTGSGRRVRDHGFTRSCAGKTGTSNNFMDAWFTGFTPTLCTSVWVGFDKRDPLRDKNGAGITGGRGAAPIWARFMQQALADEPERNFPVPREIRFEKIDPDTGCPMDSRDSRPGIIVAVKRGQVLCGETVR, via the coding sequence ATGAAAGGCATTTCTTCCGGCATATGGAAGGCGGCGCGCCTGGTCTTTTTTACAGGTCTCATGCTGGTTTGTACGGGTATTTTTGGGGTCACCCTCCTGATACTGTATACGGCCTCGGATCTGCCCCGGTTGCCGGAAGATCTGAGCCGGATCATTGAAACCCCCCAGAGCCTTGTGTACAATGCCTCCGGCCAGGTGGTGCTGCGTCTGGGCGAGCGGGAAAGCGTTCCTTTGAACCGGGTGTCTCCTGATTTCATCAATGCCATTGTGGCCACGGAAGACCACCGGTTTTTTCAGCATCACGGCATCAACAAGCTTCGAACGGCAAAGGCTTTGTATGTCACCCTGTTTGAACCCGGCCGGGTGGAGGGGGCCTCCACCATTACCCAGCAGCTGGCCAAAAATCTGTTTTTTTCCTTTGAACAGTCGTTTTCCAGAAAATTCAGGGAGCTTTTGGTATCGTTTCAGATCGAGGTCACCCATTCCAAGGCGGAAATCCTGGAAGTCTATATCAATCAGATTCATTTCGGTGCCGGTGCCCAGGGCATTGAAAAAGCGGCGGACACGTTTTTCGGAAAATCAGCCCGGGATTTGACCCTGTCCGAGGCAGCGCTTTTGGCAGGCCTGCCCAAATCCCCCACGGCCTATAACCCGTTTCGTCATATGGACCGGGCCCTGAAACGAAGACAATTGGTGTTGCAGCGCATGAAGGACACGGGGTATATCTCTGAAGATCAGGCGGCCCTGGCGGCATCGGACATACCGGAACTCAACCGGGAGAAAAAAGATGCCCGAAGCGGGAGTTATTTTCTGGATGCACTGGTCAAGTCGCTGATCGATGTCTATGGCGAAAATGTGGTGTACAACGGCGGCATCCGTGTCTATGCCACCCTGGATCCCCGGCTCCAGGACCTGGCAAAGCTCTCGTTGCGGCAGGGCCTGGATCGGCTGGATCAGGAAATGGGCATTTCAGGTGAAAAACCGTCCCGGCCCCAGGGGGCACTGGTGGCCATTGAACCGGCCACGGGTGCCGTGCGGGCCATGGTGGGGGGGCGTGATTATTTTGACAGTGAATTCAACCGGGCCACCCATGCCCGGCGTCAGGCCGGTAGCGGATTTAAACCGTTTGTCTATTATGCGGCATTTGAAAAAGACGGGCTGCACCCGGGCACCCTGATGACCGATCAATCCGTGACCATTCCCGTGACAGGAGCCCCGGACTGGCAGCCGCGAAATTTTGAACGCAGATTTCAGGGAAATATGGTGTTGAAAACCGCACTGACCCGGTCCGTGAATACCGTTGCGGCCCAGCTGGTTCAACGCACCGGGCCGGATGCCGTGATTGATACGGCCAGAAGATGCGGCATCAACAGCCCGATGCAGGATGTCTTTTCCATTGCCCTGGGCACTGCCGATGTCACGCCGCTGGAAATGACGGCCGCATTTTCCGTGTTTGCCAACTCAGGGATCCGGCATGATCCGTTTTTGTTCTGGCGGGTGGAGGACGCCTTTGGCCGGGTTCTGTTCGAACACATTGTTCAGGACCAGCCCGTGCTGGACCCGGCCATCGCCTACCAGGTGGTGGATATGATGAAAGCAGTGGTGGACACCGGTTCCGGCCGAAGGGTCCGGGACCATGGGTTCACCCGGTCCTGTGCCGGAAAAACAGGCACTTCCAACAATTTCATGGATGCCTGGTTTACCGGATTCACCCCGACCTTATGCACTTCCGTATGGGTCGGATTTGACAAGCGGGACCCGCTGCGGGACAAAAACGGGGCCGGAATTACCGGCGGCAGGGGCGCGGCCCCGATTTGGGCCCGGTTCATGCAACAGGCACTGGCGGATGAACCGGAAAGGAATTTTCCGGTGCCAAGGGAGATCCGGTTTGAAAAAATAGATCCGGATACGGGGTGTCCCATGGATTCCCGGGATTCCCGCCCCGGAATTATTGTGGCTGTGAAACGAGGACAGGTTCTTTGTGGAGAAACCGTTCGGTGA
- a CDS encoding zinc-ribbon domain-containing protein: protein MNIQCKNCHSQFNIPDHKIPKDRDAVLNCPKCKEKIIIPAQKSGTGTPAGSGSGLRPETAVQNQPRALILALEGPFLQPAKTAAGQLGYTVETAPNKDEAIKKMAYHVYPLVMLEDRFDPDGDIVSVHMNTLDMSVRRSICLVLMGSSYTTGDPMTALHASVNGVIGPDQLSQMPGVLSQMIQAHTDFYRVYMDSMKAAGKA from the coding sequence ATGAACATACAGTGCAAAAATTGTCATTCCCAGTTCAACATTCCGGACCACAAAATCCCCAAAGACAGGGATGCCGTCCTCAATTGTCCGAAATGCAAGGAAAAAATTATTATCCCGGCCCAAAAAAGCGGGACCGGCACCCCTGCCGGGTCTGGTTCCGGACTCCGGCCGGAAACCGCGGTTCAGAATCAGCCCAGAGCCCTGATTCTGGCTTTGGAAGGACCGTTTCTGCAACCGGCGAAGACTGCGGCCGGGCAATTGGGATATACTGTGGAAACAGCGCCGAACAAGGATGAAGCCATTAAAAAAATGGCCTATCATGTGTATCCGCTGGTCATGCTGGAAGACCGGTTCGATCCGGATGGCGACATTGTTTCAGTGCACATGAACACCCTGGACATGTCCGTGCGGCGATCGATCTGTCTGGTGCTGATGGGCAGTTCCTATACAACCGGCGATCCCATGACGGCATTGCATGCCAGTGTCAACGGGGTGATCGGCCCGGACCAACTGTCACAGATGCCCGGGGTTCTGTCCCAGATGATCCAGGCCCATACCGATTTTTACCGGGTGTACATGGATTCCATGAAAGCAGCGGGCAAGGCCTGA
- a CDS encoding type IV pilus twitching motility protein PilT: MKKQQVDQILSRMLTAHPNVSDLNLTPGKPLQVESSGKLTRVQMDPDFERLTPFQTEIIALNLIHNDRKLTETLLREGSCDLSYQLGTQARFRVNIFSRSGKYAIVLRKLETQIPTIEDLNLPAPFFKMSEEKNGIIFVTGGTGSGKSTSLAALLDRINDTQAVHVITLEDPIEYQHPQKQSTFNQRELGMDFDTFASGLRAALRQAPKVILVGEMRDRETVEIGLSAAETGHLVLSTLHTVDAGQTINRILGMFSSQEEKQIRVRLADTVRWVVAQRLLPKTGGGRVAAFEIMASNLRVRDTILNGESEGKTYNEIIMAGKPQGMVTFDEYIVSLFREGKIDESVAMAYASRKDMVGRGLDSIKSARGESTTQIDSLEIDRGYKGGPES, from the coding sequence ATGAAAAAGCAGCAGGTCGATCAGATTTTATCCAGAATGCTGACAGCCCACCCCAATGTGTCCGATCTGAACCTGACACCGGGAAAGCCGCTTCAGGTGGAAAGTTCAGGCAAATTGACACGGGTGCAAATGGATCCGGACTTTGAGCGGTTGACCCCCTTCCAGACGGAAATCATCGCGTTGAACCTGATCCACAATGATCGGAAACTGACCGAAACCCTTCTGAGGGAAGGGTCCTGCGATCTGTCCTACCAGCTGGGCACCCAGGCCAGATTCCGGGTGAACATCTTTTCACGGTCCGGCAAGTATGCCATTGTGCTGCGGAAACTGGAAACCCAAATTCCCACCATTGAAGATCTGAATCTGCCGGCCCCTTTTTTCAAGATGTCAGAAGAAAAAAACGGGATCATTTTTGTGACCGGCGGCACGGGTTCCGGAAAATCCACCTCTCTGGCGGCCTTGCTGGACCGGATCAACGACACCCAGGCCGTGCATGTGATCACCCTGGAAGACCCCATTGAATACCAGCATCCCCAGAAACAGTCCACGTTCAATCAACGGGAACTGGGCATGGATTTCGACACGTTCGCCTCAGGGCTTCGGGCCGCCCTGCGCCAGGCCCCCAAAGTGATTCTGGTGGGAGAAATGCGGGACCGGGAAACCGTGGAGATCGGACTGTCTGCCGCGGAAACCGGCCATCTGGTATTGTCCACCCTGCATACTGTGGATGCCGGACAGACCATCAACCGGATTCTGGGTATGTTTTCCTCCCAGGAGGAAAAACAGATCCGTGTCCGCCTGGCCGACACGGTCAGATGGGTGGTGGCCCAGCGGCTGCTGCCCAAAACCGGTGGCGGCCGGGTGGCGGCGTTTGAAATCATGGCCAGCAACCTGCGGGTAAGAGATACCATTCTCAACGGGGAATCCGAAGGCAAAACCTACAATGAGATCATCATGGCCGGCAAACCCCAGGGGATGGTGACCTTTGACGAGTATATCGTGTCCCTTTTCCGGGAGGGCAAAATTGATGAATCCGTTGCCATGGCCTATGCCTCCAGAAAAGACATGGTGGGCCGGGGGCTGGACAGCATCAAAAGCGCCCGGGGGGAATCCACCACCCAGATCGACTCGCTGGAAATTGACCGGGGCTACAAAGGGGGTCCTGAATCATGA
- a CDS encoding type IV pilus twitching motility protein PilT has product MAQIDAFFKLMHDQGASDLHLSSGQQPALRLNGDIERIKYDRLTSDKLRAMLYEITSQEKIKVFEETGDVDFGYEIPGLARYRANYFMQKNGLSAVFREIPSDILTAEQLGLPSVISKLADLPRGLVLVTGPTGSGKSTTLAAIIDQANRSRKDHIITVEDPIEFVHKSQNCIVNHREVGTHTDTFSAALRGALREDPDIILVGELRDLETISLAIEAASTGHLVFGTLHTSSAAKTVDRIIEVFPSSEQAQIRSTLSDGLRAVVAQVLFKRIDKKGRCAALEILVATPAVRNLIRESKTHQIPSMIQTGKQYGMQLLDDSIMTLYKKGWISPDEAYSKANNKSIFRPFLKKPPTDFTEA; this is encoded by the coding sequence ATGGCTCAAATAGATGCGTTTTTCAAATTGATGCATGATCAGGGCGCGTCCGATCTGCACCTGTCATCGGGACAGCAGCCGGCGCTTCGGCTTAACGGGGATATTGAACGGATCAAGTATGACCGGCTGACATCGGATAAACTGCGGGCCATGCTGTATGAAATCACCTCCCAGGAGAAAATCAAAGTCTTTGAAGAGACCGGGGATGTGGATTTCGGGTATGAGATTCCGGGCCTGGCCCGGTACCGGGCCAATTATTTCATGCAGAAGAACGGGCTTTCCGCCGTATTTCGTGAAATTCCCTCCGATATTCTGACCGCGGAGCAGCTGGGGCTGCCTTCGGTGATCTCAAAACTGGCGGATCTGCCCCGGGGACTGGTGCTGGTCACCGGCCCCACGGGATCCGGTAAATCCACCACCCTGGCCGCCATTATCGACCAGGCCAACCGATCCAGAAAAGATCATATTATCACGGTGGAAGATCCCATCGAGTTTGTTCACAAAAGCCAGAACTGCATTGTGAACCACCGGGAGGTGGGGACCCATACCGATACCTTTTCCGCCGCCTTGAGAGGGGCCCTGCGGGAGGACCCGGATATTATCCTGGTGGGGGAACTGCGGGATCTGGAAACCATTTCTCTGGCCATTGAAGCGGCTTCCACAGGTCACTTGGTGTTCGGCACCCTGCATACATCCAGTGCGGCGAAGACCGTGGACCGGATCATTGAAGTATTTCCTTCCTCGGAACAGGCCCAGATCCGCTCCACCCTGTCCGATGGGCTCAGGGCCGTGGTGGCCCAGGTTTTGTTCAAACGCATTGACAAAAAAGGGCGGTGTGCGGCCCTGGAGATTCTGGTGGCCACCCCGGCAGTGCGAAATCTCATCCGGGAATCCAAAACCCATCAGATTCCTTCCATGATCCAGACGGGAAAACAATACGGCATGCAGCTGCTGGACGACTCCATCATGACATTGTACAAAAAAGGGTGGATCAGCCCGGATGAAGCCTACAGCAAAGCGAACAACAAAAGTATTTTCCGCCCCTTCCTCAAAAAACCGCCCACGGATTTTACCGAAGCCTGA
- a CDS encoding DivIVA domain-containing protein, with protein sequence MGITSMVVRQKEFKTRFRGFDVREVDGFLEEVAVQMESMDRAIENLTEEKRRLDLENQGYRKRENAMKNAMIQSQNVLDQMKDNAKKSAQVTIANAQVEAEKILNRAHKRLSQLHSDIMELKRQRIQLEMQVSAVIESHAKLLEMSKKENKAADETDATLKFINRA encoded by the coding sequence ATGGGTATCACATCAATGGTGGTCAGGCAAAAGGAATTCAAAACCCGTTTCAGGGGATTTGATGTTCGGGAAGTGGATGGATTTCTGGAAGAAGTGGCCGTTCAGATGGAGTCCATGGACCGGGCCATTGAAAACCTGACGGAAGAAAAAAGACGGCTGGACCTGGAGAATCAGGGGTACCGCAAACGGGAAAACGCCATGAAAAACGCCATGATCCAATCCCAGAACGTATTGGATCAGATGAAGGACAACGCCAAAAAATCAGCCCAGGTCACCATTGCCAATGCCCAGGTGGAAGCGGAAAAAATTCTGAACCGGGCCCATAAACGGCTTTCTCAACTCCACAGTGATATCATGGAGCTCAAACGCCAGCGGATTCAACTGGAAATGCAGGTCAGTGCGGTCATTGAGTCTCATGCCAAATTACTGGAAATGAGCAAGAAAGAAAACAAGGCGGCCGATGAGACCGATGCCACGCTCAAATTTATCAACCGGGCGTGA
- a CDS encoding YggT family protein, translating to MLVLANFLEAVAVVLDYGLTLYMWIVIAGAVLSWVSPDPYNPIVRFINTATEPVFYQIRKRLPVHFGGIDISPIVVLMGIIFLQTFVVNTLHGLARSMVL from the coding sequence ATGCTTGTATTGGCCAATTTTCTGGAAGCAGTCGCTGTGGTGCTGGATTATGGATTAACGCTTTACATGTGGATCGTTATTGCCGGCGCGGTGTTGTCCTGGGTCAGCCCGGATCCTTACAACCCCATTGTCCGGTTCATCAATACCGCAACGGAACCGGTATTTTATCAGATCCGAAAAAGGTTGCCCGTCCATTTCGGAGGGATTGATATTTCACCGATCGTCGTACTGATGGGTATTATCTTTCTTCAGACCTTTGTGGTGAACACGCTGCATGGGCTGGCACGGTCCATGGTGTTGTAA
- a CDS encoding aldehyde ferredoxin oxidoreductase family protein produces MGPVKLNEIKAVSYDRAEVIKGYTDRSLHINLADNDIRIDSIDAAVKDKFIGGKGYDLWFMWQAVKGTTKWNDPENALCISAGPLGGTPGYPGGGKSIVTTISPLTGAPIDSNVGGYFGPYKKFSGFDVITLTGKADQDVVILIDGIESRIKIFNAADLPDNAYDLSDALTRYFDEKKPVNVSVVTAGPGAENTFFGCLNFSWYDSGRKRVRYKQAGRGGTGTVLADKRIKAVVARYGAVSMKSNQPADLDALKIVTKTHAKEIHDLDPKQNRMALVGTTHLVPIMNDHDCLPTHNFKFGSHPESAVIGEAVYEHIFDKGFDGCWRGCAVACAHGVKDFSPFTGPFKGTKVFVDGPEYETVAGCGSNLGIFDAHTILEINFYCDAYGMDTISVGTSIGFVMECFENQLITAEHTGGMDFSFGNRLNTLELIHQMAKGEGFGAIVGKGIRQMKQIFAEKFNADPAFMQDIGMESKGLEFSEYITKESLAQQGGYGLALKGPQHDEAWLIFLDMVHNFMPTFENKAEALHWFPMFRTWFGLCGLCKLPWNDIVPEDNKDSEEPAKVMKHVQWYADFFSAVTGKKTTPEDLIAMSEAVYNFQRIFNLKMGYGTREHDTLPYRAMGPVTVEEYESRSDRYDTQLTNTYSMDITGMDTAAKVAALRKERESQYEQLKDAVYDRRGWTRNGIPTKETVQRLGIDFPEVLEVLAENGIQ; encoded by the coding sequence ATGGGTCCTGTGAAATTAAATGAAATCAAAGCTGTTTCCTATGACCGGGCGGAAGTGATCAAGGGATACACGGATCGGTCCCTTCACATCAACCTGGCTGATAATGACATCCGCATCGATTCAATTGATGCAGCCGTAAAAGACAAATTCATCGGCGGCAAAGGGTATGATCTGTGGTTCATGTGGCAGGCCGTCAAAGGCACCACAAAATGGAATGATCCGGAGAATGCCCTGTGCATCTCCGCGGGTCCCTTAGGGGGAACCCCGGGATATCCGGGTGGCGGCAAAAGCATCGTCACCACCATTTCCCCTTTAACGGGCGCGCCCATTGATTCCAATGTGGGCGGCTATTTCGGTCCTTACAAAAAATTTTCCGGATTCGACGTGATCACGTTAACCGGCAAGGCCGATCAGGACGTCGTCATTCTTATCGACGGCATTGAAAGCCGGATCAAAATATTTAATGCCGCCGATCTGCCGGACAATGCCTATGATCTGTCCGATGCCCTGACCCGGTATTTTGACGAAAAAAAACCCGTGAACGTCTCTGTGGTGACCGCCGGTCCCGGTGCTGAAAACACATTTTTCGGATGCCTGAATTTTTCCTGGTATGATTCCGGACGTAAACGGGTCCGTTACAAACAGGCCGGCCGGGGCGGTACCGGCACGGTGCTGGCCGACAAAAGAATCAAGGCCGTGGTGGCCCGATATGGGGCTGTTTCCATGAAAAGCAATCAGCCTGCAGATCTGGACGCGTTGAAAATCGTGACCAAAACCCATGCCAAAGAGATCCATGACTTAGATCCCAAACAGAACCGCATGGCCCTGGTGGGCACCACCCATCTGGTTCCCATCATGAACGACCATGACTGCCTGCCCACCCATAATTTCAAATTCGGGTCCCATCCGGAATCCGCCGTTATCGGGGAAGCCGTGTATGAACATATATTTGACAAGGGCTTTGACGGTTGCTGGCGGGGGTGTGCCGTGGCCTGTGCCCACGGGGTCAAGGATTTTTCCCCGTTCACCGGCCCCTTCAAAGGCACCAAAGTGTTTGTGGACGGCCCGGAATATGAAACCGTGGCCGGATGCGGTTCCAACTTAGGCATTTTTGATGCCCATACCATCCTGGAAATCAACTTTTATTGTGATGCCTATGGGATGGACACCATTTCCGTGGGAACCTCCATCGGATTTGTGATGGAATGTTTCGAAAATCAGCTCATCACTGCCGAACACACGGGCGGGATGGACTTCAGTTTCGGCAACCGGCTCAACACCCTGGAACTGATTCACCAGATGGCGAAAGGAGAAGGGTTCGGTGCCATTGTGGGCAAAGGCATCCGGCAGATGAAACAGATCTTTGCCGAAAAATTCAATGCCGACCCCGCGTTCATGCAGGATATTGGTATGGAATCCAAGGGCCTGGAATTTTCCGAATACATCACCAAGGAAAGTCTGGCCCAGCAGGGCGGTTACGGCCTGGCCCTCAAAGGCCCCCAGCATGATGAAGCCTGGCTGATCTTTCTGGACATGGTCCACAATTTCATGCCCACTTTTGAAAACAAGGCCGAAGCCCTGCACTGGTTTCCCATGTTCCGGACCTGGTTCGGACTGTGCGGCTTGTGCAAGCTGCCCTGGAACGATATCGTGCCTGAAGACAACAAAGACTCAGAAGAACCGGCCAAAGTGATGAAGCATGTGCAATGGTACGCGGATTTCTTTTCGGCTGTCACCGGCAAAAAAACCACGCCTGAGGATCTCATCGCCATGAGCGAGGCCGTGTACAATTTCCAGCGGATCTTCAACCTGAAAATGGGATACGGCACCCGGGAACATGACACCCTGCCCTACCGGGCCATGGGGCCGGTCACTGTGGAGGAATATGAAAGCCGTTCAGACCGTTACGACACACAGCTGACCAATACCTACAGCATGGATATCACCGGTATGGATACGGCAGCCAAAGTCGCGGCATTGAGAAAAGAACGCGAATCCCAGTATGAACAGCTTAAAGATGCGGTCTATGACCGTCGGGGCTGGACCCGGAACGGAATTCCCACCAAGGAAACGGTTCAGCGCCTGGGCATCGATTTTCCGGAAGTGCTGGAAGTGCTGGCGGAAAACGGGATTCAATAA
- the thiS gene encoding sulfur carrier protein ThiS, protein MIQVNDQPFEWKPDMTIADLLKQMPDVRFCSVVRLNGKLVSSPRFEETRIPDNAVIHLLPLVAGG, encoded by the coding sequence ATGATACAGGTGAATGACCAGCCATTTGAGTGGAAACCGGACATGACCATCGCGGATCTGCTGAAACAGATGCCGGATGTCCGGTTCTGCTCCGTGGTCCGTCTCAACGGAAAACTGGTCTCCAGTCCCCGGTTTGAAGAAACCCGGATTCCGGACAACGCGGTCATCCACCTGCTGCCTCTGGTGGCAGGTGGATGA